The following coding sequences are from one Rutidosis leptorrhynchoides isolate AG116_Rl617_1_P2 chromosome 11, CSIRO_AGI_Rlap_v1, whole genome shotgun sequence window:
- the LOC139876823 gene encoding probable folate-biopterin transporter 8, chloroplastic isoform X2: protein MESYQMFCSLVVLIDFLISQLEILSWGSMALIPIASEALPVLMACVLIFNLGASITEVAKDALVAEYGQKNKINGLQSYAFMALAAGGVLGNCLGGFFLLKTRQPKFMFLIFASLLSLQLVSSLTTNEETFSLPKSSNLYEPISHTIKKQFSDLVLAIRDEGIFRSLSWIVASISIVPILSGSLFCYQTQMLNLDPSIIGMSKVIGQLLLLAVTIFYNRYFKTISMRKLVGIVQILYASSLLLDLALVKQINLKFGIPNNIFVVCISGIAEMIAQFKLLPFQVLFAKLAPAGCEGSLMSFLASALCLSSICSGFLGVGLASLLGISTTDYSNLPTGIAIQFFAALMPVFWIRSLPESQSLAGKEKKTGLSKRRRKSRRVGRVVFNMVFVYRRERESEATM, encoded by the exons ATGGAATCTTATCAGATGTTTTGTTCATTGGTGGTTCTCATAGACTTCCTTATATCTCAATTGGAG ATATTATCATGGGGTTCAATGGCATTAATCCCAATTGCAAGTGAAGCATTACCAGTTCTCATGGCGTGCGTTCTAATTTTTAATCTCGGAGCATCGATTACAGAAGTCGCAAAAGACGCACTCGTTGCAGAATACGGTCAAAAAAACAAAATAAACGGTCTCCAATCGTACGCCTTCATGGCTTTAGCTGCTGGTGGGGTCCTCGGCAACTGTTTAGGCGGTTTTTTCTTACTTAAAACACGTCAACCGAAGTTCATGTTCTTAATCTTCGCATCATTACTTTCTCTCCAACTCGTCTCATCTTTAACAACAAACGAAGAAACTTTTAGTTTGCCAAAAAGTTCAAATCTTTATGAACCAATCTCACACACTATTAAGAAACAGTTTTCGGATCTCGTTTTAGCGATTCGGGATGAGGGTATATTTCGCTCGCTTTCTTGGATTGTAGCTTCGATTTCAATTGTTCCAATCCTATCCGGTTCGTTATTTTGTTACCAAACACAAATGTTGAATCTTGATCCTTCGATTATCGGTATGTCAAAAGTTATCGGTCAGTTACTTCTGTTAGCTGTTACCATCTTCTACAACCGCTATTTCAAAACTATCTCAATGAGAAAACTAGTTGGAATTGTTCAAATTCTTTACGCGTCTTCTTTACTTCTTGATCTTGCTCTCGTAAAGCAAATAAATCTAAAATTTGGAATCCCAAACAACATTTTTGTTGTTTGTATTTCGGGTATTGCCGAAATGATTGCACAATTCAAGCTTTTGCCTTTTCAAGTCCTATTTGCAAAGTTAGCTCCCGCGGGTTGTGAAGGGTCGCTGATGTCATTCTTGGCATCGGCTCTTTGTTTATCATCGATATGTAGCGGGTTTTTAGGTGTCGGATTGGCTTCGTTGCTTGGAATATCGACTACGGACTATTCAAACCTTCCGACAGGAATTGCGATACAATTTTTTGCAGCATTGATGCCGGTTTTTTGGATTCGAAGTCTACCCGAATCGCAATCTTTAGCTGGAAAGGAAAAGAAAACGGGTTTGAGTAAACGGAGGAGAAAATCGAGACGGGTCGGAAGAGTTGTGTTTAATATGGTGTTTGTTTATAGAAGAGAGAGAGAATCTGAGGCTACAATGTGA
- the LOC139876823 gene encoding probable folate-biopterin transporter 8, chloroplastic isoform X1, whose product MALSTSAVCNGNPSFIFHPLFNKPIKNQSFLRFKTPHHVNSLQKTKPIKMLKTPNCRNPNKADMVDPVVFYLNKVKTKENEKKDRNFSGIQDLLNLCGFGYWVQGFRCFPWLALNFHMANHLNMNPSTLQLVQNFGNLPMVAKPIYGILSDVLFIGGSHRLPYISIGVVLQILSWGSMALIPIASEALPVLMACVLIFNLGASITEVAKDALVAEYGQKNKINGLQSYAFMALAAGGVLGNCLGGFFLLKTRQPKFMFLIFASLLSLQLVSSLTTNEETFSLPKSSNLYEPISHTIKKQFSDLVLAIRDEGIFRSLSWIVASISIVPILSGSLFCYQTQMLNLDPSIIGMSKVIGQLLLLAVTIFYNRYFKTISMRKLVGIVQILYASSLLLDLALVKQINLKFGIPNNIFVVCISGIAEMIAQFKLLPFQVLFAKLAPAGCEGSLMSFLASALCLSSICSGFLGVGLASLLGISTTDYSNLPTGIAIQFFAALMPVFWIRSLPESQSLAGKEKKTGLSKRRRKSRRVGRVVFNMVFVYRRERESEATM is encoded by the exons ATGGCTTTATCAACATCAGCAGTTTGCAATGGAAAcccatcatttatatttcatccatTATTTAACAAACCTATAAAGAATCAATCTTTTTTAAGATTTAAAACACCCCACCATGTTAATTCACTTCAAAAAACAAAACCCATCAAAATGTTGAAAACCCCTAATTGTAGGAACCCTAATAAAGCTGATATGGTTGACCCTGTTGTGTTTTATCTTAATAAGGTCAAGACAAAGGAAAATGAGAAAAAAGATAGAAACTTTAGTGGGATTCAAGATTTGTTAAATCTTTGTGGGTTTGGATATTGGGTTCAAGGATTTAGATGTTTTCCATGGTTAGCTTTGAATTTTCATATGGCTAATCATTTGAATATGAATCCTTCAACTTTACAGTTAGTGCAGAATTTTGGTAATCTTCCAATGGTGGCCAAACCCATTTATGGAATCTTATCAGATGTTTTGTTCATTGGTGGTTCTCATAGACTTCCTTATATCTCAATTGGAG TTGTGCTGCAGATATTATCATGGGGTTCAATGGCATTAATCCCAATTGCAAGTGAAGCATTACCAGTTCTCATGGCGTGCGTTCTAATTTTTAATCTCGGAGCATCGATTACAGAAGTCGCAAAAGACGCACTCGTTGCAGAATACGGTCAAAAAAACAAAATAAACGGTCTCCAATCGTACGCCTTCATGGCTTTAGCTGCTGGTGGGGTCCTCGGCAACTGTTTAGGCGGTTTTTTCTTACTTAAAACACGTCAACCGAAGTTCATGTTCTTAATCTTCGCATCATTACTTTCTCTCCAACTCGTCTCATCTTTAACAACAAACGAAGAAACTTTTAGTTTGCCAAAAAGTTCAAATCTTTATGAACCAATCTCACACACTATTAAGAAACAGTTTTCGGATCTCGTTTTAGCGATTCGGGATGAGGGTATATTTCGCTCGCTTTCTTGGATTGTAGCTTCGATTTCAATTGTTCCAATCCTATCCGGTTCGTTATTTTGTTACCAAACACAAATGTTGAATCTTGATCCTTCGATTATCGGTATGTCAAAAGTTATCGGTCAGTTACTTCTGTTAGCTGTTACCATCTTCTACAACCGCTATTTCAAAACTATCTCAATGAGAAAACTAGTTGGAATTGTTCAAATTCTTTACGCGTCTTCTTTACTTCTTGATCTTGCTCTCGTAAAGCAAATAAATCTAAAATTTGGAATCCCAAACAACATTTTTGTTGTTTGTATTTCGGGTATTGCCGAAATGATTGCACAATTCAAGCTTTTGCCTTTTCAAGTCCTATTTGCAAAGTTAGCTCCCGCGGGTTGTGAAGGGTCGCTGATGTCATTCTTGGCATCGGCTCTTTGTTTATCATCGATATGTAGCGGGTTTTTAGGTGTCGGATTGGCTTCGTTGCTTGGAATATCGACTACGGACTATTCAAACCTTCCGACAGGAATTGCGATACAATTTTTTGCAGCATTGATGCCGGTTTTTTGGATTCGAAGTCTACCCGAATCGCAATCTTTAGCTGGAAAGGAAAAGAAAACGGGTTTGAGTAAACGGAGGAGAAAATCGAGACGGGTCGGAAGAGTTGTGTTTAATATGGTGTTTGTTTATAGAAGAGAGAGAGAATCTGAGGCTACAATGTGA
- the LOC139876927 gene encoding haloacid dehalogenase-like hydrolase domain-containing protein At2g33255, protein MGEKAKTSGLASLLTTPLMSHSIHSLPHQLKPQTQKHMLKSHLPPLTRAFLKPLSKTMSFHHSSSNSVKSLLKGVVFDMDGTLTVPVIDFTAMYKAVLGEDQYTKIKSNSPSGIDILHHIEQWSPDKQQKAYEVIADFEQQGMDRLQIMPGAAELCGFLNSRNIRRGLITRNVKSAVDLFHERFGMSFSPALSREFRPYKPDPAPLLHICSTWEVEPHEVLMIGDSLKDDVACGKRAGAVTCLLDETGRYDSPEYANVELKPDYKVSSLAQVHSLLESNFDLTP, encoded by the exons ATGGGAGAAAAAGCAAAAACAAGTGGTTTGGCTTCACTCCTCACAACACCACTCATGAGTCACTCTATCCACTCACTACCTCACCAACTCAAACCCCAAACCCAAAAACATATGCTCAAATCACATCTCCCACCGCTCACAAGAGCATTTCTCAAACCCTTATCCAAAACGATGTCGTTTCATCACTCATCTTCTAACTCGGTTAAATCTCTTCTCAAAGGAGTCGTTTTTGACATGGACGGAACCCTAACGGTTCCCGTTATTGATTTCACAGCCATGTATAAAGCCGTATTAGGTGAAGATCAATATACTAAAATTAAATCAAATTCACCTTCAGGTATTGACATATTACATCATATTGAACAATGGAGCCCTGATAAACAACAAAAAGCTTATGAAGTTATTGCGGATTTTGAACAACAAGGAATGGATCGGTTACAGATTATGCCtg GTGCTGCAGAACTTTGCGGTTTTCTTAACTCGAGGAATATCAG AAGGGGATTAATAACTCGGAATGTAAAATCAGCTGTTGATTTGTTTCATGAACGATTCGGG ATGTCATTTTCCCCAGCGTTGAGTAGAGAATTTCGTCCTTATAAACCAGACCCCGCTCCCTTGCTTCATATATGTTCAACATGGGAAGTTGAACCCCATGAAGTGTTGATGATCGGGGATAGCCTGAAGGATGAT GTTGCTTGTGGCAAAAGGGCTGGAGCAGTTACATGTTTGCTTGATGAAACAGGGAGGTATGATTCTCCTGAATATGCCAATGTTGAACTTAAACCAGATTACAAGGTATCCTCACTTGCTCAAGTTCATTCTCTATTGGAGTCAAATTTTGACCTAACGCCTTGA